The DNA window GCGAAACTCGGCCACCGGCCCGACGCCGTGCGCCGCACCTGGGAGATCGTGGAGGCGTTCGGCAGCTACGGCTTCTGCAAGGCGCACGCCGTCGCGTTCGCCGTGCCGACCTACCAGTCGGCGTGGCTGAAGGCCCATCACCCGGCGGCCTTCTACGCCGGGCTGCTCACCCACGACCCGGGGATGTACCCCAAGCGGCTGCTGCTCGCGGACGCGCGGCGGCGCGGCGTGCCGATCCTGCCGCTGGACGTGAACCGATCGGGCGCGACCTATTCGATCGAACTGGTGTCCGACGCGAGGGGGTCGGACGGGAAGGGGTCCGGCGCCGGCGTGTGGGGCCTCCGCCTGGCCCTCTCCGACGTGCAGGGCATCACCCGGGCCGAGACCGGACGCATCACGGCCGGCCGCCCGTACACCTCCCTCCCCGACCTGTGGCACCGCGCCCGCCCCGGCCGGCCCGTCGCCGAACGCCTCGCCCGGGTCGGCGCGCTGGACGCCTTCGGCACCAACCGCCGCGACCTGCTGCTGCACATCGCGGAACTGCACCACGGGACGCGGGGACGGCACCACGCCGACGCCGCCCAGCCCACGCTGATCGACGGCGTCCTGGCCGAGCCCATCGGCCTGCCCGACCTCGACGCGGCCGAGCGCCTGGACGCCGAGCTGAGCGTGCTCGGCATGGACGCCTCGCGCCACCTGATGGCCGATCACCGGAAGTTCCTCGACGAGCTGGGGGCGATGCCCGCCCGGCGGCTGCGCGACGTCCGGCACGGTGAGACCGTCCTGGTCGCGGGCGCCAAGGCCGCCACCCAAACGCCACCCATCCGCTCCGGCCGGCGCGTCATCTTCACCACCCTCGACGACGGTACGGGCCTGGTCGACTGCGCCTTCTTCGACGACAGCCACCCCGCCTGCGCGCACACCCTCTTCCACTCCTGGCTGCTGCTCGTCCGCGGTGTCGTCCAGCGCCGCGGGCCGCGCAGCCTGAGCGTGGTGGGTGCGGCGGCGTGGGACCTCGCGCAGCTGACGAGGCTCCGTGCGGAGGGCGGGCTGGAGGCGGTGGCCGAGGTCCTCGCCGAGGGCGCGGCACCGGCCCCGGCCGCCGCCGCGGAGCCGTCCGGGCGGCGCATCCGCCTGTCCACCGGCTACGCCATGCACCCCTGGGCGGACCTCCGGCCCGCGGGCGAAGGCGCGGCCACGGGCCGCAAGTTGTGGCACGCGAGCCCGGGGAGCGCGGGATGAGCGCCCGAGCGCGGCTCGCCGCGGTCCCGGACCCGCCGCCGGACGCCCTGCCCGGACCGCCTGCCCCGCCCGCCCCGGCCGGCCCGCCCACCGTGCTCTACGTCCACTTCCACGCCGAGGCGGGCGCACCCCTCGGCGAGGAGACCTACGACGGCCTGCTCGCGCTGCTCACCGAGGTGACGCCCGTCGTCCAGGCGGTGCCGCCGGACGCGGCGCTGATGGAAGTGCGCGGCGCCACACGGTACTTCGGGCACGGCCCCGCCGGTCTCGCCGCGCTCGTACGGGTACGCGCCCTCGCGCGGTACGGGGCCGACTGCACGGTCGGCATCGCGGGCAACCCGATGCTGGCCCGGATGGCCGCGCAGGACGGGCCGCCCGGCGCGGTGCGCACGCTGCCCGGGGACCCCGCCGCCGTGACCGCGTTCCTCGCGGGCAAACCGGCCGCAGCCCTGTACGGCGTGGGCCCTGCCACCGCCCGCACCCTGTGCTCGTACGGGCTCGACAGCGTCGGCCGCATCGCCGCCGCGCCGCTGCCCGCGCTGCAGCGGATCCTGGGGCCCGCGGCCGGGCGGCGGCTGCACGAACGGGCGCGCGGCATCGACCCGACCCCCGTCACCCCGGGGGCGCGGGCCCGCTCGATGGCCGCGGAGCACCGCTTCGGCAGGGACGAGCTGGACGCGGACCGGCGCCGCCGCGCGCTGCTGGCGCTCGCCGACGGGCTGGGCGGCCGGCTGCGGGAGAGCGGCCGGGTCGCCCGGGGGCTGACCCTCACCGTGCGCTACGCGGACGGGTCGACGACCACCCGCTCCCGGACCTTCACCGAGCCGACCGCGCACACCCCCGCGCTGACCTCGGCCGCGTACGCCCTGCACGACGCGCTCGGGCTGCAGCGCGCCCGGGTCCGCAGCGTGGCGCTGCGCGCGGAGGGCCTCGGCGAGGCCGGATCGGCCGCGCACCAGCTGTCGTTCGACCCCGCCGACGAGAAGGCGCGCCGGATCGAGGCGGCCGTCGACCGGGCGCGGGCCCGCTTCGGGCCGGCCGCGGTGGGTCCGGCGGCGGCGGTCCGGGGGCCGGCGGCCGCGCGGGCGCAGGGGAAGCGGCGGGACGTGGCCTGAGCGGGGCAGGCGGGGGCTGGTCCCTTGTTGCGGACCGGCGTCCCGCACATGAAAAACATGTGTCGTATTCCTTGACCGATCAAGGAAGATCCACGCATTCTTACCCGCAGGTAAGTTAACGGCTTTTCAGCCCATTCCTGTTCCTGGTCACCCGTGTGCCCACCGCCGGGACCATCCCCCACCAGCGAGGTGTTCATATGAAGCTGCCCTGGAGACCCCTGCGCACCCTGCTCCCCGCACTGGCTCTCGCCCTCTCGGCCACCGCCCTCACCGCCCCCGGGGCCGCGGCCGCCCCGTCCCCCGAGCCCCGCGCCGCTGCCGCTTCCGGCACGACCGTCAGCAGCGGCTGGAACGACTACTCCTGCAAGCCGTCGGCCGCCCACCCGCGCCCCGTCGTCCTCGTGCACGGCACCCTCGGCAACTCCTGGGACAACTGGCTCGTCCTCGCGCCCTACTTGAAGAACCGCGGCTACTGCGTATTCTCCCTCGACTACGGCAAGCTGCCCGGTGTGCCGGTCTTCTACGGCCTCGGCCCGATCGCGAAGTCGGCCGAGGAGCTCTCCGCGTACGTCGACAAGGTCCGCGACGCCACCGGTGCGGACAAGGTGGACATCGTCGGCCACTCCCAGGGCGGCGCGATGCCGCGCTACTACCTCAACTTCCTGGGCGGCAAGGACAAGGTGAACTCCCTCACCGGCATCGCCCCCAACAACCACGGCACGACGCTGTCGGGCCTGGTCACCCTGATGGACAAGATCCCCGGAGCCCGCAAGGCGCTCGGCGGCATGACCCCCGGCCTCACCGACCAGGCGATCGGCTCCGACTACCTCAAGCGCATGAACTCCGTCCCCGACACCGTGCCGGGCGTCCGCTACACGGTCATCGCGACCAAGTACGACGAGGTCGTCACGCCGTACACCTCGGGCTACCTGACCGGACCCGACGTGCGCAACATCCTGCTCCAGGACCTGTGCTCCGTGGACCTCTCCGAGCACATCGCGATCGGCACCGTCGACCGCATCGTCGCCCACGAGGTCGCCAACGCCCTCGACCCGGAGCACGCCACCCCGACCACCTGCGCGTCCGTCATCGGCTAAAACCGCTGGCCCCGGCGCCGCCCATGGGGAAGTCTCAACCCTCATGAGCACCTCGAACACTGTTCTGCAGGCCGGTGGCGACGTGACGGTCACCCTGGTCAAGGAGTCCCGGTCCGGCATCGGTTACCCCGCGGTCGTCGTCCGCGACGACGGCACCCACGCCGTCGTGCGCGCGCCGTGGGCGGCCCCCTCGGACCGGGACTTCGGCTTCGTCCGCTTCGAACGCGGCGACGTCTTCACCGAGCACTACTGGCGCGACCGCTGGTACGCCGTCAAGGAGGTCCGCACCGCCGACGGCACCCTGAAGGGCTGGTACTGCGACATCACCCGCCCCGCACGGATCACCCCGGACGGCGTCGTCTCCACCGACCTGGACCTCGACCTGTGGGTCTCGGCGGACGGCACCACGGTGCTCCGCCTGGACGAGGACGAGTTCGAGGAGAGCGGCCTGGAGGAGCACGACCCGGCAGCGGCGGACCGGGCCCGC is part of the Streptomyces roseifaciens genome and encodes:
- a CDS encoding DNA polymerase Y family protein, which gives rise to MSARARLAAVPDPPPDALPGPPAPPAPAGPPTVLYVHFHAEAGAPLGEETYDGLLALLTEVTPVVQAVPPDAALMEVRGATRYFGHGPAGLAALVRVRALARYGADCTVGIAGNPMLARMAAQDGPPGAVRTLPGDPAAVTAFLAGKPAAALYGVGPATARTLCSYGLDSVGRIAAAPLPALQRILGPAAGRRLHERARGIDPTPVTPGARARSMAAEHRFGRDELDADRRRRALLALADGLGGRLRESGRVARGLTLTVRYADGSTTTRSRTFTEPTAHTPALTSAAYALHDALGLQRARVRSVALRAEGLGEAGSAAHQLSFDPADEKARRIEAAVDRARARFGPAAVGPAAAVRGPAAARAQGKRRDVA
- a CDS encoding esterase/lipase family protein, with protein sequence MKLPWRPLRTLLPALALALSATALTAPGAAAAPSPEPRAAAASGTTVSSGWNDYSCKPSAAHPRPVVLVHGTLGNSWDNWLVLAPYLKNRGYCVFSLDYGKLPGVPVFYGLGPIAKSAEELSAYVDKVRDATGADKVDIVGHSQGGAMPRYYLNFLGGKDKVNSLTGIAPNNHGTTLSGLVTLMDKIPGARKALGGMTPGLTDQAIGSDYLKRMNSVPDTVPGVRYTVIATKYDEVVTPYTSGYLTGPDVRNILLQDLCSVDLSEHIAIGTVDRIVAHEVANALDPEHATPTTCASVIG
- a CDS encoding DUF402 domain-containing protein; this encodes MSTSNTVLQAGGDVTVTLVKESRSGIGYPAVVVRDDGTHAVVRAPWAAPSDRDFGFVRFERGDVFTEHYWRDRWYAVKEVRTADGTLKGWYCDITRPARITPDGVVSTDLDLDLWVSADGTTVLRLDEDEFEESGLEEHDPAAADRARAALDELERVARAGGLTGLLGR